Proteins found in one Streptococcus iniae genomic segment:
- a CDS encoding IS3 family transposase (programmed frameshift), giving the protein MSRKVRRHFTDDFKQQIVDLYNAGRKRSSLIKEYELTPSTFDKWVRQAKTTGSFKSVDNLTDEQRELIELRKHNKELEMQLDILKQAAVIMAPKREIITANKAKYSISKMCRWLNMPRSSYYYQAVESVSETEFEETIKRIFLESESRYGSRKIKICLNNEGITLSRRRIRRIMKRLNLVSVYQKATFKPHSRGKNEAPIPNHLDRQFKQERPLQALVTDLTYVRVGNRWAYVCLIIDLYNREIIGLSLGWHKTAELVKQAIQSIPYALTKVKMFHSDRGKEFDNQLIDEILEAFGITRSLSQAGCPYDNAVAESTYRAFKIEFVYQETFQSLEELVLKTKDYVHWWNYHRIHGSLNYQTPMTKRLIA; this is encoded by the exons ATGTCTAGAAAAGTACGTCGTCACTTCACCGATGATTTTAAGCAACAAATTGTGGACCTTTACAATGCTGGTAGAAAGCGTAGCAGCCTCATCAAGGAATACGAGCTAACCCCTTCCACCTTCGATAAGTGGGTTAGACAAGCCAAAACAACTGGTTCATTCAAGTCTGTTGATAATCTGACAGATGAACAGCGGGAGCTAATTGAACTCAGGAAACACAATAAAGAACTCGAAATGCAATTAGATATCCTAAAGCAAGCGGCAGTGATTATGGCAC CAAAAAGGGAAATAATCACTGCTAATAAGGCTAAATACAGCATTTCAAAGATGTGTCGCTGGCTGAATATGCCACGCTCAAGTTATTACTATCAAGCCGTGGAGTCAGTATCTGAAACGGAGTTTGAAGAAACTATTAAAAGAATTTTCCTCGAGAGCGAGTCCAGATACGGATCCAGAAAAATCAAAATATGCTTGAATAACGAAGGTATCACACTTTCACGGCGTCGGATTCGACGCATTATGAAGCGACTCAATTTGGTTTCTGTTTATCAGAAAGCCACCTTCAAACCACATTCTAGAGGCAAGAATGAAGCCCCTATTCCCAACCACTTAGACAGGCAGTTTAAGCAAGAAAGACCACTACAAGCCTTAGTCACTGACTTAACCTATGTTCGTGTAGGCAATCGTTGGGCTTATGTTTGCCTCATCATTGACCTATACAACCGTGAAATCATCGGCCTGTCTCTTGGTTGGCACAAGACCGCTGAACTCGTTAAGCAAGCCATACAAAGCATCCCTTACGCCCTGACCAAAGTCAAGATGTTCCATTCAGATCGTGGCAAAGAGTTTGATAATCAGTTAATTGATGAAATATTGGAAGCCTTTGGAATCACACGTTCGCTTAGTCAGGCTGGTTGTCCTTATGACAATGCCGTAGCTGAAAGTACGTATCGTGCTTTCAAAATTGAATTTGTTTATCAAGAAACCTTTCAATCGCTGGAAGAACTAGTTCTTAAGACTAAAGACTATGTTCATTGGTGGAATTACCACCGCATTCATGGTAGTCTCAACTACCAAACACCAATGACTAAAAGATTAATTGCCTAG
- a CDS encoding DUF3270 domain-containing protein, with the protein MPASLKNHQDYDYEQYDQSETPKYQDFQELNNHSAKLEELFFFGRITIFSLITVLLAFALLAMKLAPFWAFLFSSALSYGLTSLIAKTLKSMIA; encoded by the coding sequence ATGCCAGCTTCATTGAAAAACCATCAAGACTATGATTACGAGCAGTATGACCAATCAGAAACTCCTAAATACCAAGATTTTCAAGAGCTAAACAATCACAGTGCTAAACTAGAAGAACTCTTTTTCTTTGGACGTATTACTATCTTTAGTTTAATTACTGTCTTGTTAGCATTTGCTCTTCTCGCTATGAAACTAGCTCCCTTCTGGGCTTTCTTATTCTCAAGTGCATTAAGCTATGGGCTCACAAGCCTAATAGCCAAAACTCTAAAATCAATGATTGCTTAA
- a CDS encoding YtxH domain-containing protein produces MGNFFKSLVIGTATGVATAYFLSTEQGKKVKTRVEKAIEAYKENPDDYHQMAKEKGQEYTHLAKETFNDYKQKFESGELTKDQVFDMVKEKTSDFVHKFSELAADLAEEDDTVVENDDDIIIDITKKEETLEEDDVLATDSVEVLIPEDEEILKTEH; encoded by the coding sequence ATGGGTAATTTTTTTAAATCATTAGTTATTGGTACTGCAACAGGTGTTGCTACTGCGTATTTTTTATCAACTGAACAAGGTAAAAAAGTTAAAACACGGGTTGAAAAAGCTATCGAAGCCTACAAGGAAAATCCAGATGATTATCATCAAATGGCCAAAGAAAAAGGGCAAGAATATACACATCTTGCTAAAGAAACCTTCAATGACTATAAACAAAAATTTGAATCTGGTGAGTTAACAAAGGATCAAGTTTTTGATATGGTCAAAGAAAAAACAAGTGATTTTGTCCACAAATTTTCAGAGTTGGCAGCAGATTTAGCTGAAGAAGATGATACTGTTGTTGAAAATGATGATGATATTATTATTGATATCACCAAAAAAGAAGAAACCTTAGAAGAAGATGATGTTCTTGCTACTGATTCAGTGGAAGTATTAATACCTGAGGATGAAGAAATCCTAAAAACTGAACACTAG
- a CDS encoding DUF948 domain-containing protein, producing the protein MDLVGIALIIIALAFVALVIFLIIVLKKVSETIEETKKTISLLTSDVNVSLYQTNEILAKANVLVEDVTGKVATIDPLFVAIADLSESVSDLNHQARNIGKKASGASGAVTKVSKAALVGKVASKVFTKKEKKNG; encoded by the coding sequence ATGGATTTAGTAGGAATTGCATTGATTATTATTGCACTAGCATTTGTTGCTTTAGTAATCTTTTTAATCATTGTTTTGAAAAAAGTTTCAGAAACCATTGAAGAAACGAAAAAAACAATCTCTCTATTAACTAGCGATGTCAATGTTAGCCTTTACCAAACTAATGAAATTTTGGCTAAAGCTAATGTATTGGTGGAAGATGTTACTGGAAAAGTGGCAACCATTGATCCTCTTTTTGTAGCCATTGCTGATTTATCAGAAAGTGTTTCAGACTTAAATCATCAAGCGCGAAACATTGGTAAAAAAGCATCTGGTGCATCAGGGGCTGTGACAAAGGTTAGTAAGGCTGCTCTAGTTGGAAAAGTTGCTTCAAAAGTATTCACTAAAAAGGAGAAAAAAAATGGGTAA
- the lgt gene encoding prolipoprotein diacylglyceryl transferase has protein sequence MIDPIALKIGPFAIHWYALCIMLGLLLAVYLVTKEAPRKKITSDDVIDFVLIAFPLAILGARIYYVLFEWSYYSQHLTEIFAIWNGGIAIYGGLLTGVLVLLIYSYYKVINPIAFLDIIAPAVMIAQAIGRWGNFVNQEAYGKAVKSLNYLPEFIQKQMFIEGHYRQPTFLYESLWNLVGFVIIMVLRRKRKLLKEGEVLAFYLIWYGLGRMIIEGMRTDSLMLMGLRVSQILSAILIVTGITFVLVRRRRQGIPYYQE, from the coding sequence ATGATTGATCCCATTGCACTAAAAATTGGTCCCTTTGCGATTCATTGGTATGCACTGTGTATTATGCTTGGCTTACTGCTAGCTGTTTATCTTGTTACCAAAGAAGCTCCCCGAAAAAAAATCACCAGTGATGATGTCATTGATTTTGTCTTAATTGCCTTTCCGCTGGCTATTTTAGGGGCTAGAATTTATTACGTTCTTTTTGAATGGTCCTATTACAGCCAACATTTGACTGAGATTTTTGCCATTTGGAATGGTGGTATTGCTATCTATGGAGGCTTGTTAACAGGAGTATTGGTTCTGCTGATTTACTCTTATTATAAGGTTATTAACCCCATTGCTTTTCTTGATATTATCGCCCCAGCAGTTATGATTGCACAAGCTATTGGTCGTTGGGGAAATTTTGTTAATCAAGAAGCATATGGTAAGGCAGTTAAAAGCCTTAATTACCTACCAGAATTTATTCAGAAACAAATGTTTATTGAAGGGCATTACCGTCAGCCTACTTTTTTATATGAATCCCTTTGGAATTTAGTGGGATTTGTGATCATCATGGTATTAAGACGTAAAAGGAAGTTGCTTAAAGAAGGTGAAGTCCTTGCTTTTTACCTGATTTGGTATGGCTTGGGCCGTATGATTATTGAAGGTATGCGTACAGACAGTTTGATGTTAATGGGGCTACGCGTATCGCAGATTTTATCAGCAATTTTGATTGTGACAGGCATTACCTTTGTTCTTGTCAGACGTAGACGCCAAGGAATTCCTTATTATCAGGAATAA
- the hprK gene encoding HPr(Ser) kinase/phosphatase, which yields MTVTVKMLVDKVKLEVIYSTDELLSKIISTSDISRPGLEMTGYFDYYSPERIQLFGMKEWSYLTTMTSHNRYSVLKEMFKADTPAVIVSRDLSIPDEMLRAAKEEGISLLKSKISTSRLAGSISYYLDASLAERTSVHGVLMDIYGMGVLIQGDSGIGKSETGLELVKRGHRLVADDRVDVYAKDEETLWGEPAEILRHLLEIRGVGIIDVMSLYGASAVKGSSQVQLAIYLENYEAGKVFDRLGNGNEDIEFAGVRIPRIRIPVKTGRNVSVVIEAAAMNYRAKQMGFDATKTFEDRLTNLISQNEDRP from the coding sequence ATGACAGTAACAGTAAAAATGTTAGTTGATAAGGTTAAACTTGAAGTCATTTACAGCACAGATGAACTGCTAAGTAAAATCATTTCAACTTCTGATATTTCACGTCCTGGTCTTGAAATGACAGGTTACTTTGACTATTATTCCCCAGAACGTATTCAATTATTTGGGATGAAAGAATGGTCCTATTTAACAACCATGACTTCTCATAATCGTTATTCTGTCTTAAAAGAAATGTTTAAAGCAGATACCCCAGCGGTTATTGTATCACGTGATTTATCAATTCCAGATGAGATGCTTCGAGCTGCAAAAGAAGAAGGCATTTCTCTTCTTAAGAGTAAAATTTCGACCAGTCGTTTGGCAGGAAGTATTTCTTACTATTTGGATGCTTCTTTGGCAGAACGTACCAGTGTTCATGGTGTTTTAATGGACATTTATGGAATGGGTGTTCTTATTCAAGGAGATTCTGGTATTGGTAAAAGTGAAACTGGTTTGGAACTTGTCAAACGTGGGCATCGATTGGTTGCAGATGACCGTGTTGATGTTTATGCCAAAGATGAGGAGACCCTTTGGGGAGAACCTGCTGAAATTTTGCGACATCTCTTAGAAATTCGTGGAGTTGGTATTATTGATGTCATGTCTCTTTATGGCGCAAGCGCCGTTAAAGGGTCATCACAAGTTCAACTGGCCATCTACCTTGAAAATTATGAAGCTGGCAAAGTTTTTGACCGTTTAGGAAATGGAAATGAGGACATTGAGTTTGCGGGTGTTAGAATTCCAAGGATCAGAATTCCAGTGAAAACTGGTCGTAACGTTTCGGTTGTTATTGAAGCTGCGGCTATGAACTACCGAGCAAAACAAATGGGCTTTGATGCCACTAAGACATTTGAAGATCGTCTAACCAACTTGATTAGCCAAAATGAGGACAGACCATGA
- a CDS encoding PspC domain-containing protein gives METQFYKQRKNRLLAGVVAGLADKYGWDLLVARILIGVLMYASGFGVIIYILLAIFLPYKEDVIARRHGNGPRRRKDADPVNGDDGWFW, from the coding sequence ATGGAAACTCAATTTTACAAGCAACGAAAAAATCGCCTACTTGCTGGTGTTGTCGCTGGTTTAGCAGATAAATACGGTTGGGATTTATTAGTAGCTCGCATCCTCATTGGTGTGTTAATGTATGCATCGGGATTTGGGGTTATTATTTACATCTTGCTAGCAATTTTCTTACCCTACAAAGAAGATGTAATTGCAAGACGACACGGCAATGGCCCAAGACGTCGTAAAGATGCAGATCCAGTAAATGGTGATGATGGTTGGTTTTGGTAA
- a CDS encoding SprT family protein, with the protein MNLTEYVKEVSLEDFGKVFHHQAKWNTRLRTTGGRFFPQDGHLDFNPALLEEFGIAIFRQIVRHELCHYHLYFQGQGYKHKDKAFKDLLKAVDGLRYAPCSTRHQTYWLYECLRCHHLFKRKRKINTNKYFCGNCHGKISLKNQSKV; encoded by the coding sequence ATGAATCTCACTGAATATGTTAAAGAAGTCTCCCTTGAAGACTTCGGGAAGGTTTTTCACCATCAGGCAAAATGGAATACTAGATTAAGAACGACAGGGGGACGATTTTTCCCACAAGATGGTCATCTTGATTTTAACCCAGCCCTACTAGAAGAATTTGGGATAGCCATTTTTCGACAGATTGTCAGACATGAACTCTGTCATTATCACCTTTATTTTCAAGGGCAAGGCTATAAGCATAAAGACAAGGCATTCAAGGACCTCTTAAAAGCAGTAGACGGTCTAAGATATGCTCCTTGTTCAACGCGTCATCAGACTTATTGGCTTTATGAATGTTTAAGGTGTCATCACCTTTTTAAACGCAAACGAAAAATAAATACCAATAAGTATTTTTGTGGTAACTGCCATGGTAAGATAAGCTTAAAAAATCAGTCAAAAGTCTGA
- a CDS encoding Tex family protein: MENTFITKIASDLSISEKQIEQVLALTAEGNTIPFIARYRKEVTGNLDEVEIKAIIDLERSIRNLEERKETILGKIEEQGKLTDTLKASILASEKMAELEELYLPYKEKRRTKATIAREAGLFPLARFILQNAKNLEKEAENFLSENFTSPEAALAGAVDILVEALSEDTKLRSWTYNEIWNYSHITSTVKDQSLDDKEVFQIYYDFSDKISKMQGYRTLALNRGEKLGILKVNFEHNIDKMQRFYSVRFKEKNAYIEDLISQTLKKKIVPAMERRIRTELTEAAEDGAIKLFSENLRNLLLVSPLKGKMVLGFDPAFRTGAKLAVVDQTGKLMTTHVIYPVAPASQAKIEKAKEELAEIIATYHIEIIAIGNGTASRESEAFVVDILKDFPNTSYVIVNESGASVYSASELARHEFPDLTVEKRSAISIARRLQDPLAELVKIDPKSIGVGQYQHDVSQKKLSENLDFVVDTVVNQVGVNINTASSVLLAHVSGLNKSISENIVKYREENGMITSRAEIKKVPRLGAKAFEQAAGFLRIPNAKNILDNTGVHPESYPAVKQLFKLLAIKTLDDEAKAKLQALNLKEMAAQLEIGFETLTDIVADLLKPGRDLRDDFKAPVLRQDVLDLKDLVIGQKLEGTVRNIVDFGAFVDIGVHEDGLIHISEMSKTFVNHPSQVLSVGDLVTVYVSKIDLTRHKVNLSLLAPNESH; encoded by the coding sequence ATGGAAAATACATTTATTACAAAAATTGCAAGCGATTTGTCAATTTCAGAAAAACAAATTGAACAGGTCTTGGCTTTGACAGCTGAAGGAAATACCATTCCCTTTATTGCCCGTTACCGTAAAGAAGTTACAGGCAATCTTGATGAAGTGGAAATCAAGGCCATTATAGATTTGGAAAGATCTATTCGTAACCTTGAAGAGCGAAAAGAAACCATTTTGGGTAAAATTGAAGAACAAGGCAAATTAACCGACACTTTAAAAGCTTCAATTCTAGCTTCAGAAAAAATGGCTGAATTGGAAGAACTTTACCTCCCTTACAAAGAAAAACGCCGAACCAAAGCGACTATTGCGCGTGAAGCAGGGCTATTTCCTCTGGCACGATTCATTTTACAAAATGCAAAGAATTTAGAAAAAGAGGCTGAAAATTTTCTATCTGAAAACTTTACAAGTCCTGAAGCTGCCTTAGCAGGAGCTGTAGATATTCTTGTTGAAGCTTTATCAGAAGATACGAAACTTCGCTCTTGGACTTATAATGAGATTTGGAATTACAGCCATATCACATCAACAGTCAAAGACCAAAGTTTGGATGACAAAGAAGTCTTCCAAATCTATTATGATTTTTCAGATAAGATTTCTAAAATGCAAGGTTATCGTACCTTGGCTTTGAACCGTGGTGAAAAATTAGGAATCTTAAAAGTCAATTTTGAGCATAACATTGATAAAATGCAGCGTTTCTACAGTGTTCGTTTTAAAGAAAAAAATGCCTACATTGAAGACCTTATTTCCCAAACCCTTAAGAAAAAAATTGTTCCAGCTATGGAGCGCCGTATCAGAACGGAATTAACTGAGGCGGCAGAAGATGGAGCTATTAAGCTCTTTTCTGAAAACCTACGCAACCTTTTATTGGTTTCTCCTTTAAAAGGCAAAATGGTTTTAGGCTTTGACCCGGCCTTTCGAACGGGTGCCAAGTTAGCTGTCGTAGATCAGACTGGAAAATTAATGACGACACATGTCATTTACCCGGTTGCTCCTGCAAGTCAAGCAAAAATTGAAAAAGCCAAAGAAGAATTGGCAGAAATCATCGCCACTTATCACATTGAAATTATTGCTATTGGTAATGGGACGGCTAGTCGAGAAAGCGAAGCTTTTGTGGTTGATATTCTTAAGGACTTCCCAAACACGTCCTACGTTATTGTCAATGAAAGCGGAGCCTCAGTTTATTCAGCTTCTGAACTGGCAAGACATGAGTTTCCAGACCTAACTGTTGAAAAACGCTCTGCCATTTCAATAGCAAGACGTCTCCAAGATCCTCTTGCTGAATTGGTTAAAATTGATCCTAAATCTATTGGTGTTGGGCAGTATCAACATGATGTTAGTCAGAAAAAATTATCAGAAAATCTTGACTTCGTTGTGGATACTGTTGTTAACCAAGTTGGTGTTAATATCAATACCGCAAGTTCTGTTTTATTGGCTCATGTTTCAGGCTTAAACAAGTCAATTTCTGAAAATATTGTTAAATACCGTGAAGAAAATGGCATGATTACATCACGTGCAGAAATCAAAAAAGTTCCTCGTCTTGGGGCAAAAGCCTTTGAACAAGCTGCTGGATTTTTGCGCATTCCAAATGCTAAAAACATTTTAGATAATACAGGTGTTCATCCAGAATCTTACCCAGCAGTTAAGCAACTCTTTAAGCTTTTGGCGATTAAAACACTTGATGATGAGGCAAAAGCAAAGTTGCAAGCCCTCAACCTTAAAGAGATGGCAGCACAACTTGAGATTGGTTTTGAAACCTTAACAGATATCGTAGCAGACCTCTTAAAACCAGGACGTGACCTTCGTGACGATTTCAAAGCTCCTGTTCTTAGACAAGATGTTCTTGACCTTAAAGACTTAGTAATTGGTCAAAAATTAGAAGGTACTGTTCGAAACATTGTTGATTTTGGGGCTTTTGTTGATATTGGTGTTCATGAAGATGGCCTTATTCATATTTCTGAAATGAGTAAAACCTTTGTTAACCATCCTAGCCAAGTACTTTCAGTTGGTGATTTGGTTACGGTTTATGTTTCTAAAATTGATTTGACAAGACATAAAGTCAATTTAAGCCTTTTAGCGCCAAATGAATCTCACTGA
- the phoU gene encoding phosphate signaling complex protein PhoU produces the protein MREQFDLELQVLEQTFLDMGHSVLEAASKALLALAAKDMEMAELIIAADGKINQAQLDIEMACARILALQQPQVTDLRFVLTVMSACSDLERMGDHMAGIARNVLHLKESDSLDNIEENIHEAGQKALKMLADLLVVFPIRQSDKAIAIAEEDQAIDALYYNISKEILSLMKEQETSVRNGAQYLYMIGHIERFADYIANICERLVYLETGELVELN, from the coding sequence ATGAGAGAACAATTTGACTTAGAATTACAGGTTCTTGAACAAACATTTTTGGATATGGGCCATAGTGTTCTTGAAGCGGCATCAAAAGCTTTGTTGGCTTTAGCAGCCAAGGATATGGAGATGGCTGAGTTGATTATCGCAGCAGACGGTAAAATCAATCAGGCCCAATTGGATATTGAAATGGCTTGCGCCCGCATCTTAGCCTTACAACAACCTCAAGTGACTGATTTACGCTTTGTTTTAACGGTGATGTCCGCCTGTTCAGATTTAGAACGTATGGGTGATCATATGGCAGGCATAGCGCGAAATGTTCTTCATTTAAAAGAAAGCGATAGCCTTGATAACATAGAAGAAAACATTCACGAAGCTGGTCAAAAAGCCCTTAAGATGTTAGCTGATTTGCTAGTGGTCTTTCCAATTCGTCAATCTGACAAAGCAATTGCCATTGCAGAAGAAGACCAAGCTATCGATGCCCTCTACTACAATATTTCAAAGGAAATCTTAAGCCTGATGAAAGAACAAGAAACATCTGTTCGTAACGGAGCGCAATACCTTTATATGATTGGTCACATTGAACGCTTTGCAGATTACATCGCAAACATCTGTGAACGCTTAGTCTACCTAGAAACAGGTGAGCTTGTAGAATTAAACTAA
- a CDS encoding phosphate ABC transporter ATP-binding protein, whose product MGTFSVKHLDLYYGDFKALKNISIDLPQGQITALIGPSGCGKSTFLKTLNRMNDLVPSCRVEGQVLLDQDDIYSKTMNLNSLRKRVGMVFQQPNPFAMSLSGGQQQRLCIARALAVKPDILLMDEPTSALDPISTLKIEDLIQQLKKDYTIIIVTHNMQQASRISDKTAFFLTGEICEFGDTLDIFTNPQDKRTEDYISGRFG is encoded by the coding sequence ATGGGAACTTTTTCCGTTAAACATTTAGACCTATACTATGGGGACTTTAAAGCCCTAAAAAATATTTCAATTGACTTGCCACAAGGGCAAATTACAGCCCTTATTGGACCATCTGGTTGTGGAAAGTCGACTTTCTTAAAAACATTAAATCGCATGAATGATTTGGTGCCTTCATGTCGCGTTGAAGGACAAGTCTTGCTTGATCAAGATGATATCTACAGCAAAACAATGAATCTTAATAGTTTGCGTAAGCGTGTAGGGATGGTATTTCAACAACCCAATCCTTTTGCCATGTCACTTTCAGGTGGCCAACAGCAACGCCTTTGCATTGCTAGAGCTCTTGCTGTGAAGCCTGATATTCTCTTAATGGATGAGCCAACATCTGCTTTGGATCCTATTTCAACCTTGAAAATTGAAGACTTGATTCAGCAACTTAAAAAGGACTACACAATCATTATTGTGACCCATAACATGCAGCAAGCTTCACGCATTTCAGACAAAACAGCCTTCTTTTTAACAGGCGAAATCTGCGAGTTTGGAGATACACTTGATATTTTTACAAATCCACAGGATAAACGTACAGAAGACTATATTTCAGGGCGTTTTGGATAA
- the pstA gene encoding phosphate ABC transporter permease PstA: MSKYLLKALVYFFSLVTFGSLFLIIGFILVRGLPNLTPQLFSWTYTSENVSLMPAIISTVILVFGSLLLALPIGIFAGFYLVEYAKKGSLWVKIMRLASDTLSGIPSIVFGLFGMLFFVVFLGFQYSLLSGILTSVIMVLPLIIRLTEEALLSVDDSMRQASFGLGAGKLRTVFKIVLPVAMPGILSGVILAIGRIVGETAALMYTLGTSTNTPTSLLSSGRSLALHMYMLSSEGLHVKEAYATGVILIITVLLINALSSLVSHRLVKGAS, from the coding sequence ATGAGTAAATATCTTTTAAAGGCTTTAGTCTATTTCTTTTCATTAGTAACTTTTGGCTCTCTTTTTCTCATTATTGGCTTTATTTTAGTGAGAGGCTTACCAAATCTGACCCCTCAACTTTTTTCATGGACTTATACCAGTGAGAATGTGTCCTTAATGCCTGCTATTATTTCAACAGTCATTTTAGTGTTTGGCTCACTATTATTAGCACTGCCAATTGGTATTTTTGCAGGATTCTACTTGGTTGAATATGCCAAAAAAGGCTCTTTATGGGTTAAAATCATGCGTCTAGCTTCAGATACCTTATCTGGAATTCCATCCATTGTTTTTGGTCTCTTTGGCATGCTCTTCTTTGTTGTCTTTCTTGGTTTTCAATACTCACTATTATCTGGTATTTTAACGTCTGTGATTATGGTTTTGCCTCTGATTATCAGATTGACCGAAGAAGCCTTGCTTTCTGTTGACGACAGTATGCGCCAAGCCAGTTTTGGCTTAGGTGCTGGTAAATTAAGAACGGTCTTTAAGATTGTTTTACCAGTTGCAATGCCTGGTATCTTATCAGGTGTCATTCTTGCCATTGGTCGTATTGTTGGTGAAACAGCAGCACTCATGTATACTTTAGGAACTTCAACAAATACACCAACAAGCTTGCTGTCTTCTGGCCGCTCACTTGCCCTACACATGTATATGCTATCTAGTGAAGGGCTACACGTTAAGGAAGCCTATGCAACAGGTGTCATTCTTATCATTACTGTTTTGTTGATTAATGCACTATCGAGTTTAGTATCACACCGACTTGTGAAAGGAGCCTCTTAG
- the pstC gene encoding phosphate ABC transporter permease subunit PstC, with amino-acid sequence MKKQALKEDFFRLIFFLSAATAIVAILLICVFIFMNGLPFIAKYGLTNFLFGKDWSPSNNPASFGILPMIVGSLLITLGAILVGVPTGILTSVFMVYYCPKGLYKFLKSAINMMAAIPSIVYGFFGLQLMVPWIRTFSGNGMSVLTASLLLGIMVLPTIISLSESAIRTVPATYYSGSLALGASHERTIFRVILPAAKSGIFSAIILGIGRAIGETMAVILVAGNQPILPSGIFEGTRTMTTNIVLEMAYASGQHREALIATSAILFVFILIINACFAYMKGKSVHE; translated from the coding sequence GTGAAAAAACAAGCATTAAAAGAGGACTTTTTCAGACTTATCTTCTTTCTTAGTGCGGCAACAGCAATCGTTGCCATACTCCTCATTTGTGTCTTTATTTTTATGAATGGCTTGCCTTTCATAGCAAAATATGGCCTGACAAATTTTTTATTTGGCAAAGATTGGTCTCCATCTAATAATCCAGCAAGTTTTGGCATCTTACCCATGATTGTGGGTTCACTCTTGATCACACTAGGAGCCATTCTTGTAGGAGTTCCAACAGGAATTTTGACCTCTGTCTTTATGGTTTACTATTGCCCAAAAGGACTCTATAAATTCTTAAAATCAGCTATTAATATGATGGCGGCTATTCCTTCTATTGTTTATGGATTCTTCGGCCTACAATTAATGGTGCCATGGATAAGAACATTTTCTGGTAACGGCATGAGTGTTTTAACGGCTTCGCTCTTATTGGGAATTATGGTGCTTCCAACGATTATTAGCCTGTCAGAATCAGCCATCCGAACAGTACCAGCTACTTATTATTCTGGAAGTTTAGCTTTAGGGGCAAGTCATGAAAGAACCATCTTTCGTGTGATCTTACCAGCAGCAAAATCTGGTATTTTCTCGGCTATTATTTTAGGAATTGGTCGTGCTATTGGCGAAACCATGGCAGTCATTCTGGTTGCAGGGAACCAACCAATCCTTCCTTCAGGAATTTTTGAAGGAACAAGGACAATGACGACTAACATTGTGCTTGAAATGGCTTACGCCTCAGGTCAACATAGAGAAGCACTTATTGCAACCTCGGCTATTCTTTTTGTTTTCATTTTAATCATTAATGCTTGCTTTGCCTATATGAAAGGAAAATCCGTGCATGAGTAA